Within the Melitaea cinxia chromosome 27, ilMelCinx1.1, whole genome shotgun sequence genome, the region ttatacaaaaaaagtgtcAAACCCGTCTGAAAGAAACTGTGCAAACTCTAAAAAAAATCCCAAATTCGTGCATGATCATGTAAAACTTGTGTCTCACTTCAAATCAACTCCAAAACCCATGTGGGTGATATCTTCTTTCGAGCAGTATCCCCTTAAGAACTCTCTCCAGGATTCACAGCGTGAGGACACAAACGACGCGGGTCGCAGGATCGATTCGCTGTAGAACATGTATGAGCGCCAGTGGCTGCAGAAAACTGGGGGAAGATGGGGTTATATTGAGGGGGGGCGCAGCAGGAAATATGTTGCTCGAAATTTGGATCATCTCAACTGAGGAAGTACCACATTCTAAATTAatagaagatcacaactaaatgaCGCTGATatcaagaagtgttgtgttcctctgTGAATAAGGTCGAGAACTCCTTGACAGGGTccggggtagggtcggcaacgcgagcgatgcttctggttttgcacgCATATATAGGCTATACGGTAACCGCTCACTATCAGGCGAAACGTAAGCTTGTTCGTCCCCTTTGTAGTGtagaaaagaatatttataaaattttaaattgcatCTGTGTTGATTCGAATTTTACCGAATTTACACAATAATCGAACGATTAAAATCCTTTTCGATATTTTATTCTATGGAATTATTCTTTGAAAAATTGAAAGAAACCTTGAGAGAAATTAGACGAATACTTCTGATAATATAACGTGGACAGAAGAACTTATCAATGGAAAATCTTATACTAGCCTTGTTTTGAATTCTATATAGTTGAATAAGCACTttagaatcgtcattttacaaattaaaactttaaaaatatactctCTTATATCCCCTTAATTGTGACATCGTTGGATCAAGGCGTTAGTTATTAGggtaagaaaatattattttgatatccCATGACCTTTTTTAGTccatttattcaattaaattctAAGAAATGTTTTTATGGACAGTAAAGTAACTGGCGTCTTacctataaaaaatacaacttaaaacaaaattaataaattaggaCATTTTCTACCGGTTGCGGTGGCAAAACAGGCTTTTAGTGCctttttaaatctatttctaCAAAATGGCAAATTTTGGATTCATAAATTGTACATAGATGTTCTGTTAGACAACTTTTTAACTGACGTAGGCCACAGCAGGatttatcctgctcaaaatctggagcagcccgactggggtagtacctcgaccttacaatagatcaaagctaaataatactgctttcaagcagtgttgtgttcccgtggtgagtaaagtgaccagagctcctggaattGGGGgtacggtcggcaacgcgcttgtgatgcttgcaatatttgcaggcgtctataggctaggGTAATAGTAAGTTTACTATCAGGTGAcccgtacaaaaaaaaagataaagtgAAGTCTCATGTAGAAGGATATATAAGATAACCGGTGAAATAGGCAGTCTTGAAATATAACTTACACTTAGGTAATATCTGCTGCTGTGGTATAACGACTTCAAGTTCGCATCCCGGTTGAGGACTTATGCCGCCGTTGGGATAAAAGTCCGCGTGACCCACTTGTTCTGGAAAACCTGAaaccaattaataaaatttcagaCTTAGTCTTCGGTACCAGATAAACCTGAAACTATGATATGTGTGCAAAAAACTACCAGTGGAGAGGATCACGTTGGCAGCGTTGGCATTTATTACGATTTGGCTACTTTGGTAATCGTTGCTGTCACAAGCATTGttgaatttttgtattttgtttggTAATAGCCTTTGCTACCGTACCTGGAGACCTATATGATACTGTACACCGCCAACCCATCAACCAATTTAAATATCTGACAACAGGTGAAACGGGGCTGTTATATAGTTAGGTAAATATACATAGTAGCATATCCCCATATATTATGCCACTATAAGAAAtgaaaattcttaattttttggTCTACCTTTACTTTATTTACCTTCACTATATGGTATATCCAACActaaaaacatttcatttaacTTTTCAAATGCGAACCAGTCCTTCTCGACTTTCTTGAGATAAGCGCGTCCAATCAAACAAACTATTCAGatttataattatagtgtaGAATATTCTCGATAGCTTGAAACGGTTAGTAGAGTGaaccattttatttaaatcttatacctacttgtatataaaattctcgtgtcacagtgttagttaaaatactccaccgaaacggctggactgatttttatggaattttgtgtgcatggtggtaggtctgagaattggccaacatctatttttcatacccctaagttatgggggggagggggttaaagggattaatatcataataatatataaggtaGGCAAATTAATACGTTTTTATAGATGCTTTGGATACTTACCGAAAATCCCAGCGTCGGTGTGTATAACATCAACGAACTCAGCATCAGACGGATCCAACCTCTGTTCTAGAGGGAGCTTGTTGAACAGCGGTAGAGCTGGATCCAGACCAGTGATGCGAGAGACTCGACCTGGATTTAGGgtagaataaataaaagtcgtggtctgggtgtttgggcagtccttgtgggtctccccaccgtgcctcgaagagcacgtttagcagtcggtcccggttgttatcatgtacacctgatagcgattgttactcgtagtagggaatttaTCCAGCAAcctgcattgaagcagcgtggtggattaagctctgatccgtctcctacatggggaaagaggcctatgcccagtagtggaatattacaggttgaagcaaATAAAAACTCTTCTAAACGTTCATAGTTATAAACAATGCCATTGATCACTAAAATGGACTACCGTCTCGGGAGTATGGTTTTTACAACAATAGCTACTATAAGTAAAGAAAATAGTGACATATACTGTCCTTTCGCACAGACATGCCCTTTGACCAatgggacatccattaattacgagagctcagaatggggggggttcaatgaaatctcaccaaatctcatttaaaccaaGGATAACCAGGGGATAATCGAAAGTCTCACCACAACTTCaaattacagatattaaaactacgtaagattgccggtgtaggctggatgaggatttcgGAAAAcggggatgtttggcgcgaacttggggaggcctatatccagcggtggactgcaataggctgagctgactgactgactgactgattgatTGAAAATTAGCTCATGTAATTAATGGATCCAATCAAATCGTAAGAAATTAGAACGCCGTGCCAAATTTATCAGTTTAAGTAAGAAAATCAAACACGCTTTCTAATTTACTTAGTCTAGAGGCGCGATTTTTCTAACTAAACAAAACTCAGCCTGACCAAAGAAAAACATGGTAACAAACATTCTTGATGGTAGTAGCAATTGATTAATCGAAGTACCTGATTTTATCGAACTGCCAGCGACGCCAGCGGCTTGAGCACCCAAACTGTGTCCAATTAGATGGGTCTTCGATAGTTTTAAACCTCtgaaagaataaattaattttcaataatttatagttaaaaaaaaaacgcgcttttgtagttaattaaattttatagttatgctgtgtggttacggcatcaaagaatatagccacccccctcttcccgtgggtgtcgtaagaggcgactaagggataacacagttccactactaccttggaacttaaaaagccgaccgatggcgggataaccatccaactgctggctttgaaatacacaggccaaagacgggcagcagcgtcttcggtgcgacaaagccagtcctgcggtcaccaacccgcctgcccagcgtggttactatgggtaaaacacatgagttcacgccatttttggcgtgaacttgtggaggcctatgtccagtagtggactgcgaatgtaattacttgaaaataaaattataataaaatttaagttgttaagacaataattcaattcagagtaaaaaacgtggggtgcattttactatattttcataactttttactatgtttttataactctgcgcacatagatagttgcaagtagaataattgttacatttaatagaGACTTGTCCCCAAgtcaactaaataaataaatgaatctccttataaatattttctctatcaccttaaaatagaaaattgatTTTACAGACATTTGTTTTGCTCATCAGTTAATAAGTAAATTCCCGTGGATAGAACTATGATTTGTGTcgttacaatatttttgaagatcCATCTGGTGTAGTTGTAACAAGTTGCTCATTACCCCCGACGGTTACGGTATAATTGAAGTAAAAAGTGTTGCTTCCTTACGCACTCTCGACTtgagaagtaagctggtgaatgcgtgacgagagcgttacgaaaagtgtgatcgggcgaggcgaatggaaattgagagggagatataagttagtgaagatagaaagagagagagggTCTTgaagcacactctttttttttttcattataaatacttTTGCTAAGCTGTTGCCAACTGTTtatgcttattattatattacgtgCCAGTCAGCAATTTTGCAGCGGTTGTATTTAAGTACTTTCTTTTCCCTTGTGTGAAATATAAGACCTGTATCCAATTAGATACTTACTAGCCATTTGAGTTCAGGTTGAAGAAATTTTACGCTCCTTAAAGGTTCTTGATAGATGAACGTCTTTACCgaataggatattttttttttctgttcgttattgtcagaaAAAGGTTCGTATCAAGGAAATTCGAagaatttaagaataaaaatggcGGTATGAAgttcgctgggtcagctagttatatgtCTTTTCCAATATCTTACCTCGACACCAAATAGTCAATGAACTGAGCGCCAATTTTTCCAATATACCAAGTGTTCTCAGCTGCTTTGAAGTACCACGGACCGGCCTCGAGGCGCTGTGCGTCCACCATTATAACGTTGGTATCACCACGATGTGTTAAGGCTGGAATTGAAGATATGATGAAGATAATGTTGTATAAGAGTTCAGTTTTCACACTTCTACGTAACAAACTCAAATGCTAACTTGGTGGCTTCGGgtatttttgagaaaaaaaccTGTGGAAGTGGAAGTTTGAACACCCTAAAGAAATACCTCATTTGCACGAAGTCTCATCCCAAACTTAGTTTCCCACTTCGTATTCTCGTCTTGCCAGTGATATTTCCAAACCGTTCTCGAAAATTCTAACGAAAATCCAAAGCCACTATCTATGTCTTTTTCTAGAACTCGCTTAGTCTCTGATATTTTTTCGGCAGACTCACTATTGCTCCGAATTTAGAAATAGTGCctttatatttgtgtattaCTTATTAGTATGGCAAGGTAATATTGGTGAGGGACATTGGAAGTTGGACAATTTCTGATAATCTTCAACAACgataacaagtactttttactGCACACCAAAAGTATGTCCAAAgtgcaaattaatataattataagttacGATAATATCGAATTTATCGCATAGTCATCGCGCAATTGATTGCTTTATGTCAGGCATAAAGTCACGTTATTTTGCAAATAATCTCACGAAATTCGAGATTATGATGACGGAGATACAAGCGAGAGCACGTGTAGTTCATACAATTTATaagctatgtataaaaaaaactagtcaaacaagaaaatataattaagttcgGCTGTGGCTTCTATTTGACTGATATTTTAGGTATAGGCCTCttactccatgtaggagaaaaatcACACCTCGATCCACCACGCTTCTTCACTGCGGCTTGGCGGATTATTCTCTGTTAAGAGCTACAATCGCTAtcaaggtgtacatgatagcaactgAGACCAACTTTAATTTAACGTCTCTCGCTTGTATCCATCTGTATAGTCACATATTTCCTTACCTTCTCGAATCATCAGCCCGCTCCCATCATCAGGTGTCTCCATGAAAGCGTGGAAGTATATCACCGTACGGTCATTGAAGTCGATGCTCGATGCGAACAGTCTTTCATCATCATCGATTAGGAGGCTATGGGCTACCGTTGGATTGTGCCtggataaatatattttttaagtgtatCTTTACCAATTATATAAAGCTGGAGAATTCTTTTGGTTGAAGGCCTTAACCTCAGGAACGCGCATTTGGATTGAAAAATTCCTTATTGTTAGATGGACCATGATGAAAAATTCCAGGCCATGCCATATTATATTCCCAATCACGATTCAAATCAGACTTTAGCAGAGGTAGGGAACTATCCGCCAAACTACTATGGAGAAGACTGGATCAATAAATTCCAAACGTGGCTAGCAGAAGCCTTGACCCAGTAGAGAGAGATTAAAAGAAATATCAGTCAGTTCTATTTTTTAGTCTAGACCAAAGTTAGAATACCTCGTGTAAAGCTGGAACACGATGTCGTTGTTGTCTCTTACATAAGGACATTTGCCCTTATTGACTGGCGCGATTTGCAGTAAGGCGTTCTCAAACTGGATGCCTGGAGGACCTgaaaaggaaacaaaaataattattaaaataacagcaaaTATCCTGCCCATAATCTACGGCAGCCCGAGTGGGGAATTACCTCAACCAGCTAGCTACGTTATCAGCactcatcatcagttcagcttatcgtccactactggacatatgcctccacaagttcgcgccaaaaatggcgtgaactcatgtgtgttgcccatagccaccactctgggcaggcgggttggtgatcgcagggctggctttgtcgcaccgaagacgctgcttcccgtcttcggcttgtgtatttcaaagccagcagttggatcgttatctcgccatcggtcggctttttaagttccaagatggtagtggaactgtgttgtgCTCTCGCgtagttttgttttattgattgtATTTAGTGATGGTGatcatcaaatttaaatactttacaaaGAATACAAAATAGGATAATCAAAATTCTATATAACTATCACTATTTTACTCCAACGACACAACtttataataacacaaaaataatgaatatatcacaactttacatatacaatacatgcattctaatcaaaaaaattaaatcaggtTCCGTGCAGTCGGAAATGAGTATTTATGAGAGATCGCATATTTCgaatttaagaaacaaatataaactaCATATTGATAATGTAAGAACTAATTAtggtaaaaaaacaattatgtttGAAGGAGTACAGCTGTTTAATAAACTACcagatgtaataaaactatgtgataatatgaacatatttaaaaccaaactaaaaaatcatattatatccTCACTATAGTAAATAAGAAAGCCTTCCAACGGCCCAGATGTTAAAACTGTATTCTtgcaaatgtataaaaatgtcattgtatctcattttaagtgaatgttaaattcttatgagaaataaagttctttaaacctaaacctATATGACGAATAGAATTTAATTTacgtctaataatgcgtatttaattgaatatttttttgtttacctacgttgtattacttgtcgatgtaattgaagtcaaaaTGAGCGCCgtttcattgcgaatacgatgacataAAGTTGCGTGCTAAAAGTCTGGTTTGAACGGCGGTTGCCGAAAACAATATCATCATGTCATGAATTTTTCAGCACACCTTTTGGGATTATATTTACCATACTagagtaaatataaaataagttttatccATTAAGTCTAAAAGCATTGGCTAttccgctggcggttgcgggttcgatccgcgcacatgtcaaacatttgtattgtttgtctgggtgtttgtacagtccttgtgggtctcctcaccgtgcctcggagagcacgctaagttgtcggtcccggttgttgtaatgtacacctgattgcgatcgttactcatagtagggaatatatccgccaacccgcattggagcagcgtggtggattaagctctgatccttctcgtacatggggaaagaggcctatactaagcagtggggtattacaggctgaagtgaagcgATAAGAATGAGTTAACACactaataataatgaaacaaaacaaaGGCATTTAGAGCATATAGAcctacaattttaatataaaaaaatctcttaATATCTGTCTGCATTCAAAGGGGGTTGGAGCTGGTTCAGTAGCATTACTTCATATCAAATTACACACGTATTTACGCTATCGTTTCGCTCGATCGCGTTCGTGTTAACAATCTTTATatcttaaaatgtaaaatgtgtgtAAAAAGAGAACTAAATCGTGAtgaaatctatatttatatagaaaaaaaaatgtaaattatcgGATAAAACACAACACAACATTACGTACATCGCTCTACCAAATCttctgttatatatataaatcttgtgtcacaatgtttgtccgggctaatctccgaaactccTGGACcgcgattttaataaaattttgcacatatattattaattattttttttacaacaatagttttttaataatttgtcattatatcatagtttatttattttcagtctgataatgttattacattttttcaacaattttaatgcaataattttagtcaaaaaatctgtaatgaaatgacgcaagaaataaaaggcttttttatttttttatttatttttatacatatatgtaactttgtccaacCTGAAATTCAGGCTGTATTTTATgtcgattaataaaaaaaattattgcgacCAAGTtcgctaggtcggcaaatatataattaaacatggCCTTTTCAAAATAGTCCGTCCCTAACagggatattttattttaatacaagtgACAAACTTATCATACGATTTACCTTCTGCTAACGAACTTTCTGATAGCATATCAGTAACTTACGACCAATATGAAAAACAACTTTTGCCAACACATCAAAAGAAATTTATCCGTCGGATACAGATATCTATCATAAAGTATACTTTATCAGTAAACGGTGAAATCGGCTCTTGGATAGATTACCGAAGACCATCTCCATAACTCTATGGagtatatttacatttactgCCTGCGGTGATCGTAAAACTAACCGCATCATATACTATTAGACTACGGAAGTTACGCcagtctgtatgtatgtctgtatacATTATAAAAGCATAGATACTACTACTAGCCGACCTGGGCCACTTCGTACTggcttattttttcttttcttaaatttgtcttaaatataataataacataattatattgaaataaagtaTAGCTTATCTTTCAAGCTGGATCAAAccgcacacggtgtgcaaatttgattaaaatcggttaagtagtttaggagtccatcgcagacaaaaacaacgtgacgcttaatttatatatattaagattataattgtgtttgcttgctagcgaaataattgtgtttgctaacaaacgaaataaaaaccgacttcaattaaatcgacaagtaatacaacgtaagtagacgaataaaattaacaaacgcactagtcgtcactacgattttcgaaggttaaCCTTGATTTCCTCTgtgatgccatcatcagatcctggtcgtcttatcatggtaccacccttgggatatctcttttccaataaaaaaagaatcatcaaaatcggatcACAAACGACCAATTTATCCgcaaacacacataaaaaatatatatacggtcgaattgagaaaacacctccttttttgaaatcgttaaaaaaaacagacttcaattacatcgacattcaattacatcgatagtcaagtaaatacgcgttataagatatagctcaaaaagtactcgtcagatttcaatcaaatttaaatgggaccacataacaagcaccgcctttcgattaaaaaaaatcatcaaaatcggtccatcctgTAAAGagttatgaagtaacacacatttaaaaaaattacagtcgaattgcgaacctcctactttttgaagtcggttataatatttaaaaatgtgataTGTTAATTTTATGATGTAACGTTATTAGTTAGTGGTAAATATCGCGTGAGTTATTTCGTTGCGTAATCGGTTCGATTCCGCGCACTGAAAATTTATTGTGTCGATGTATTGCAAGTTACGGCCATTGAATActgttttgaataattttcttcgtgtttttaattttgtttcccaATGTTTCAGGAgtttttatttaggtatatgtagTGGGGATATACCTAAGTTAGAGGTATTAAATTCAACGACATATTATATTTGAAGAGATCATTCTTCTGGTGATAAAACCTTTGTCCATCTTGCtttgtatgtatatactagctgaccgcacaaaagttgttttgccatatattttattaaccttctcaatccctcccccccttataacttaggggaatgaaaaataggtgatggtcgattctcagacctacccgatatgcacacaaaatttcatgttttattaaccctctttcACCCTGCTCCCCCTATAACTTCAGGAGTTGAGTCAGGAGAGGAgttcaactacaaacaccgcgacacgagaattttatatattagatttgtagtatgtttaaaaaagtatttatatattgttattattactcttTCTAAGACATatacattacatagtataaaacaaagtcgcttcccgctgtttgTATgcatagatctttaaaactacgcaacagattttgatgcggttctctttactaaataaagtgattccagaggaaggtgtatatgtataaaacatgcataatatactataatatggtttctaatatgatgtcgtaaataaatacatttttttgcgcttacattgcaaatatttattttatatttaaacggttttatttagctcaccccgtttgttttattttttatttattatttattcttgggtcaaatttagtaattcaaatttcaccctcttcctgtcaaccgattcatctgaaattttgtatacactttggattttggtgacaatacaattatatttattcattatcattataaattcaagatggccgccgctacaaaatggcggataatttatgttttattaatcccatcaatatgggtatcaaatgaaagggctcaacaatcagaatacaatatactataaaatttgaaatccaagatggcggccgctacaaaatggcggataatgtAGGTTTTaacaatcccatcaatatgggtatcaaatgaaagggctcaacaagcagaatacaatatactataaaaaattgaaatacaagatggcagccgctacaaaatggcgcataacgtaggttttatcgatcccaacaatatgggtatcaaatgaaagtgct harbors:
- the LOC123667026 gene encoding pancreatic lipase-related protein 2-like; protein product: MQTAVPLACFLSMIRPPGIQFENALLQIAPVNKGKCPYVRDNNDIVFQLYTRHNPTVAHSLLIDDDERLFASSIDFNDRTVIYFHAFMETPDDGSGLMIREALTHRGDTNVIMVDAQRLEAGPWYFKAAENTWYIGKIGAQFIDYLVSRGLKLSKTHLIGHSLGAQAAGVAGSSIKSGRVSRITGLDPALPLFNKLPLEQRLDPSDAEFVDVIHTDAGIFGFPEQVGHADFYPNGGISPQPGCELEVVIPQQQILPKFFCSHWRSYMFYSESILRPASFVSSRCESWREFLRGYCSKEDITHMGFGVDLNARGKYFLKTHQQSPYSLE